Proteins from a genomic interval of Halopseudomonas litoralis:
- the recB gene encoding exodeoxyribonuclease V subunit beta, which translates to MSTDNLPLALRFPLRGSRLIEASAGTGKTFTISALYLRLVLGHGDDDSRFNRELLPPEILVVTFTDAATRELRDRIRARLVEAAQAFRGELARPDPILLALLADYPEQSHAGCARRLDIAAQWMDQAAVSTIHSWCQRMLREHAFDSGSLFAQQLETDHSDLLADVGRDYWREQCYNLQGPALHWVVEKWQQPDNLIARVRVLFRESLNDAGQGLQHIIEPALEQCSQRLAELKQPWLNWADELEQLLDRAFEAGQVNKQKIHSRYYRNWFAVLRDWAANEALTELKLPDSAWNRLSHDGLAEGWKSGELPSHPALDALGQLRVALNNLPDPGQPALRHAACWIRQRFEQEKRRRAEMGFDDMLERLEAALQGVNGERLAEVIRRQFPVAMIDEFQDTDPLQYRIYDRIYRVEANDPEHGLFLIGDPKQAIYAFRGADIFTYLKARHATAGRHDNLDTNYRSSQPMVDAVNHVFQLAEQRPDGHGAFLFARDGDNPLPFIAVGAQGRAEQWTVNQQPPAALTAWHLASDKPLSGDAYRTEMATRCASEMVRLLNLGQHGEAGFMHPEEGLRTVCPADMAVLVRNFREAQAIRDELAARGVRSVYLSDKDSVFASAEAVDILRWLRACAEPDNDRLLRAALASPTLNLDWQVLDALNQDERIWEHRVFQFRDYRRIWLRQGVLPMLHRLLHDFSLPAQLLAGSDGERRLTNLLHLAELLQQSARELDGEQALIRHFEELVINPGDNTQDEQVLRLESDAALVKVVTIHKSKGLEYPLVFLPFICNARMTQGDQPLAIHGDGGTQVVLQPTEEDVQRADAERLAEDMRLLYVALTRARHACWLGMADLKYGNKASSVLHRSAIGQLLGGGQSLSASADLAAWLGQWDAEGIALLPAPEIDDNHYTPPQVESQQLQAREARRRAAEHWWIASYSALRPGETAIPRTRSDDASPDSPAAQKAADDDRRAVFQPLRPGETPSIHRFPRGPNPGTFLHGLLELAGNEGFASLASAEACARWLRPRCARRGLNEWIIPLSEWLSRLINRTLPLDSDHPAFSLMQLRRDQYQPEMEFLFSASRVDVSALDQLVQAAIAPGMPRPELPAERLNGLFKGYMDLVLEQDGRYYVVDYKSNWLGADESAYTAQAMQAAVLDHRYDLQYVFYVLALHRQLRARLPGYDYDRHVGGALYWFIRGSEADNAGVWHDKPPRKLIEALDRLFIGAAAGGNTEEMEHER; encoded by the coding sequence ATGAGCACTGATAACCTGCCCTTGGCGCTGCGCTTTCCGCTGCGGGGCAGCCGCCTCATCGAGGCCAGCGCCGGGACCGGCAAGACCTTCACCATCTCCGCGTTGTACCTGCGTCTGGTTCTGGGCCATGGTGATGACGATTCCCGTTTCAATCGTGAGTTATTGCCGCCGGAAATTCTCGTGGTCACCTTCACCGATGCTGCCACACGCGAATTGCGTGACCGCATTCGCGCAAGGCTGGTGGAAGCAGCCCAGGCTTTCCGTGGTGAGTTGGCCCGTCCCGATCCAATCCTGCTGGCACTGTTGGCGGACTATCCCGAGCAGAGCCATGCGGGATGTGCTCGCCGCTTGGACATTGCTGCCCAGTGGATGGACCAGGCCGCCGTATCGACCATTCACAGTTGGTGCCAGCGCATGCTGCGCGAGCATGCCTTCGATAGCGGCAGCCTGTTTGCCCAGCAACTGGAAACCGATCACAGCGATCTGCTGGCGGATGTGGGACGCGATTACTGGCGCGAGCAGTGCTACAACCTGCAAGGCCCGGCGCTGCACTGGGTGGTGGAGAAGTGGCAGCAGCCGGACAACCTGATCGCCCGGGTCAGAGTCTTGTTTCGGGAATCCTTGAATGACGCCGGGCAGGGGCTGCAGCATATCATCGAGCCGGCTTTGGAGCAGTGCAGCCAACGTCTGGCTGAATTGAAACAACCCTGGCTGAACTGGGCCGACGAGTTGGAGCAGTTGCTGGACAGAGCGTTTGAGGCGGGGCAGGTCAACAAGCAGAAGATTCACAGCCGTTACTACCGCAACTGGTTTGCAGTCTTGCGCGACTGGGCCGCGAACGAGGCGCTGACGGAGTTGAAACTGCCGGATTCCGCTTGGAATCGCCTGAGCCACGATGGTCTGGCAGAAGGCTGGAAATCCGGCGAGTTGCCGAGTCACCCAGCTCTGGACGCGCTCGGCCAATTGCGTGTGGCGCTGAATAATCTGCCTGATCCGGGACAGCCGGCCCTGCGGCATGCGGCGTGCTGGATTCGCCAGCGTTTCGAACAGGAAAAGCGGCGGCGCGCGGAAATGGGTTTCGATGACATGCTGGAGCGGCTCGAGGCGGCCCTGCAGGGCGTGAATGGCGAGCGCCTGGCCGAGGTCATCCGCCGTCAGTTTCCGGTGGCCATGATTGACGAGTTTCAGGACACCGACCCTCTGCAGTACCGCATCTATGACCGTATCTACCGGGTCGAGGCCAATGACCCCGAGCATGGCCTGTTTCTTATCGGCGACCCCAAGCAGGCGATCTACGCTTTTCGCGGCGCGGACATCTTCACTTATCTCAAGGCCCGTCACGCCACCGCCGGGCGGCACGACAACCTGGATACCAACTACCGCTCCAGCCAGCCCATGGTCGACGCGGTCAATCATGTTTTCCAGCTGGCCGAGCAGCGTCCCGACGGGCATGGCGCCTTTCTATTTGCCCGTGACGGGGACAATCCGCTGCCGTTCATTGCGGTGGGCGCACAGGGGCGGGCAGAGCAGTGGACGGTCAATCAGCAGCCACCAGCCGCACTGACCGCCTGGCACCTGGCGAGTGATAAACCGCTGTCCGGTGATGCCTATCGGACCGAGATGGCAACGCGCTGCGCCAGTGAAATGGTGCGCCTGCTCAATCTCGGGCAGCACGGTGAAGCGGGTTTCATGCATCCAGAAGAGGGGCTGCGGACGGTCTGCCCGGCGGATATGGCGGTACTGGTGCGAAACTTCCGTGAAGCCCAGGCGATCCGGGACGAGCTGGCTGCACGCGGTGTGCGCAGCGTCTACCTGTCGGACAAGGACTCGGTATTTGCCAGTGCCGAAGCAGTCGATATTCTGCGCTGGCTGCGTGCTTGCGCCGAACCGGATAATGATCGGCTGCTGCGCGCGGCGTTGGCCAGCCCGACGTTGAATCTGGATTGGCAGGTGCTGGATGCTCTGAATCAGGATGAGCGCATCTGGGAGCACCGGGTCTTCCAGTTCCGCGATTATCGACGCATTTGGTTGCGTCAGGGGGTACTGCCGATGTTGCATCGGCTATTGCACGACTTCAGCCTGCCGGCGCAGTTGCTGGCCGGCAGCGATGGCGAGCGGCGTCTGACCAATCTGCTGCATCTGGCCGAGCTGCTGCAGCAAAGCGCCCGTGAACTGGATGGTGAGCAGGCGCTGATCCGGCATTTTGAAGAGCTGGTGATCAACCCCGGAGACAATACCCAGGATGAGCAGGTGCTGCGGCTGGAAAGCGATGCGGCGCTGGTCAAGGTGGTCACCATCCACAAATCCAAGGGACTGGAATATCCGCTGGTGTTCCTGCCATTCATCTGCAATGCCCGCATGACTCAGGGCGACCAGCCACTGGCGATCCATGGCGATGGCGGTACCCAGGTGGTGCTGCAGCCGACCGAGGAAGACGTGCAGCGCGCCGATGCCGAGCGGTTGGCCGAGGACATGCGCCTGTTGTATGTCGCGCTGACCCGCGCGCGCCACGCTTGCTGGCTGGGCATGGCCGATCTCAAGTACGGCAACAAGGCGTCGTCGGTGCTGCACCGTTCCGCGATTGGACAGTTGCTCGGCGGTGGCCAGTCACTGTCAGCTTCCGCCGATCTGGCGGCCTGGCTGGGGCAGTGGGATGCCGAAGGGATTGCGCTGCTGCCGGCGCCGGAGATCGACGATAACCACTACACACCGCCCCAGGTGGAGAGTCAGCAACTGCAGGCACGCGAAGCCAGACGCCGCGCGGCCGAGCACTGGTGGATCGCATCCTACAGCGCCCTGCGCCCGGGTGAGACGGCAATACCACGCACGCGCAGCGATGACGCTTCACCGGATAGCCCGGCGGCGCAGAAAGCCGCCGATGACGATCGCCGGGCAGTATTCCAGCCGCTGCGTCCGGGCGAGACGCCGAGCATCCATCGTTTCCCCCGCGGCCCAAACCCCGGCACCTTTCTGCACGGCTTGCTGGAGCTCGCGGGGAACGAAGGCTTTGCCAGTCTGGCTTCTGCCGAGGCTTGCGCTCGATGGCTCAGGCCACGTTGTGCGCGCCGGGGTCTGAACGAGTGGATCATACCTTTGAGCGAGTGGCTGAGCAGGCTGATCAACCGCACGCTGCCGCTGGATTCAGATCATCCGGCCTTCAGCCTGATGCAACTGCGGCGTGATCAATACCAGCCGGAAATGGAGTTCCTGTTTTCTGCCAGCCGGGTGGATGTCAGTGCCCTGGACCAACTGGTGCAGGCGGCCATTGCCCCCGGTATGCCGCGCCCTGAGTTGCCAGCGGAACGCCTGAATGGACTGTTCAAGGGCTATATGGACCTGGTGCTGGAGCAGGACGGACGCTATTACGTGGTCGATTACAAATCCAACTGGCTGGGCGCCGATGAAAGTGCCTACACCGCGCAGGCCATGCAGGCGGCGGTACTGGATCATCGTTACGACCTGCAGTACGTATTCTATGTGCTGGCGCTGCATCGTCAGTTGCGCGCGCGCCTTCCTGGCTACGATTACGATCGACATGTCGGCGGGGCACTGTATTGGTTCATCCGCGGCAGTGAAGCGGACAACGCCGGCGTATGGCATGACAAGCCGCCCCGTAAGTTGATCGAGGCACTGGATCGTCTGTTTATCGGTGCAGCGGCGGGCGGTAATACCGAGGAGATGGAACATGAGCGTTGA